In Xyrauchen texanus isolate HMW12.3.18 chromosome 23, RBS_HiC_50CHRs, whole genome shotgun sequence, a genomic segment contains:
- the LOC127617058 gene encoding ras-related protein Rab-33B-like, whose amino-acid sequence MADIESSFEFSSSFTSSSLPPPRTRIFKIIVIGDSGVGKTCLTYRFCAGKFPDKTEATIGVDFREKIVEIDGEKIKVQLWDTAGQERFRKSMVQHYYRNVHAVVFVYDVTNAASFRNLPAWIEECRHHALGQEVPRILVGNKCDLRHAAQVSTDVAQQFADAHSMPLFETSAKNPFGNDDGSRNNSDHVEAIFMTVAHKLKSQKPLVLSQPPSGSGDTFTLRRQEEEDRGAWGCSC is encoded by the exons ATGGCAGATATCGAGTCCTCTTTTGAATTTAGCTCATCTTTTACTAGTTCCTCGCTGCCTCCCCCAAGGACGCGAATCTTTAAGATCATAGTCATCGGAGACTCCGGAGTCGGCAAGACGTGCCTCACCTACAGATTCTGTGCGGGCAAGTTTCCAGACAAGACTGAGGCCACTATCGGGGTGGATTTTCGGGAGAAGATTGTCGAAATAGACGGCGAGAAAATCAAG GTACAGTTGTGGGACACTGCAGGCCAGGAGCGCTTCCGGAAGAGCATGGTTCAGCATTACTACCGTAATGTCCATGCTGTGGTGTTCGTCTATGATGTCACAAATGCTGCTAGTTTTCGGAATCTTCCAGCGTGGATCGAGGAGTGCCGTCATCATGCTCTGGGTCAGGAGGTGCCCAGAATCCTGGTCGGCAACAAATGTGACCTGCGCCACGCCGCTCAAGTAAGCACTGATGTAGCACAGCAGTTTGCTGATGCCCACTCAATGCCTCTGTTCGAGACCTCAGCCAAGAACCCCTTTGGAAATGATGATGGCAGTCGGAACAATAGCGACCATGTCGAGGCCATTTTTATGACTGTGGCGCACAAGCTGAAATCTCAGAAACCACTGGTGTTAAGCCAGCCACCTAGCGGATCTGGAGATACGTTCACTCTTAGGAGGCAGGAGGAGGAGGACAGGGGAGCCTGGGGTTGTAGCTGCTAA